One stretch of Brachyhypopomus gauderio isolate BG-103 chromosome 10, BGAUD_0.2, whole genome shotgun sequence DNA includes these proteins:
- the uts2a gene encoding urotensin 2, alpha — translation MHLLTSHTSLTPGARSGTITELEMICNLLLPWALLLLSIISLQAHPVPDSVDMLFSGPDSAEEAGIGGPDELSVSDVNSLLQRPGGLGYSPLFFRQGLKVTGPLPRETLKEVLLEKPGHFSSLSYLLGIRRPYRRRASGADCFWKYCV, via the exons ATGCATCTATTAACG TCTCACACCAGTCTCACACCAGGAGCTCGGTCAGGCACCATCACAGAGCTCGAGATGATCTGCAACCTCCTCCTGCCCTGggctctcctccttctctccatcaTTTCACTGCAGGCCCATCCAGTGCCAGACTCGGTGGACATGCTTTTCTCTGGGCCTG ACTCTGCAGAGGAAGCTGGCATTGGGGGTCCAGACGAGCTCTCCGTGTCGGACGTTAACAGTCTCCTCCAGAGGCCAGGAGGCCTGGGTTACTCCCCGCTGTTCTTCAGACAGG GTCTCAAGGTGACAGGGCCATTGCCCAGAGAGACTCTAAAGGAG GTTTTGCTAGAGAAGCCGGGCCACTTCAGCTCTCTCAGTTATCTGCTCGGCATCAGGAGACCATACAGACGGAGGGCCAGTGGAGCAGACTGCTTCTGGAAGTACTGTGTTTAA
- the tnfrsf9a gene encoding tumor necrosis factor receptor superfamily member 9a, with translation MQLILLSVTHIMTVLSLLYSTEGLSEGCDDWELSGSDAVCCLKCKPGNRMVKPCGGDPKTLCTPCSNGTYITHLTRQYCSRCRQCWGIQFEVQACTATTDTKCGCKANFRCGDDQCTFCVEECGKGSEPTPKRACRKCPYGTFNDKTHSACKPWSKSCPEGHVLVDKGDAFSDVKCSRIQAPTMESLSSHTQINISEDKVKKQPEDEMTWLLFIGGIGAFVGVFTLSLSLMYIRRKIKGEKEKPTTETLPQEELTIMIVEPDESCSYHQPEQEQGGSSESISTQDSESKLIV, from the exons ATGCAATTGATTCTCCTGAGTGTGACTCACATCATGACCGTCCTGAGTCTACTGTATTCCACTGAAGGATTATCAGAAGGCTGTGATGACTGGGAGCTGTCTGGAAGTGATGCTGTCTGCTGTCTAAAATGCAAACCTG GGAACCGCATGGTGAAACCCTGTGGAGGAGATCCCAAGACGCTCTGTACCCCATGTAGTAATGGAACTTACATAACCCACCTCACGAGACAATACTGCTCCAGGTGCAGACAGTGCTGGG GCATTCAGTTTGAAGTGCAGGCCTGCACTGCTACCACAGACACAAAGTGTGGGTGCAAGGCTAACTTCCGCTGTGGGGATGACCAGTGCACCTTCTGTGTGGAAGAGTGTGGAAAGGGCAGTGAACCAACACCCAAAC GTGCTTGCAGAAAATGCCCATATGGAACATTCAACGACAAGACCCACAGTGCCTGTAAACCTTGGAGTAAGAG CTGTCCCGAAGGACACGTCCTTGTGGACAAAGGCGACGCGTTCAGTGACGTTAAGTGCAGCAGGATACAGGCCCCTACTATGGAGTCGCTTTCCTCGCATACAC AAATTAACATAAGTGAGGACAAGGTGAAGAAACAGCCTGAAG ATGAAATGACGTGGCTACTGTTTATAGGAGGGATTGGTGCGTTTGTTGGTGTGTTTACTTTATCCCTGTCTCTCATGTATATAAGAAGAAAaataaagggagagaaagagaaaccaaCCACAGAGACCCTTCCACAAG AGGAACTCACCATCATGATTGTGGAACCCGACGAATCGTGCAGCTACCACCAGCCAGAGCAGGAACAGGGAGGTAGTTCGGAGTCAATCAGCACGCAGGACTCAGAGTCCAAGCTCATAGTATGA
- the ccdc187 gene encoding coiled-coil domain-containing protein 187 — protein sequence MADVEVDQTNLPRVQEVCQCFAVLEDGALAHNLQEQEIEQFYSSNVERNQLVQNDLRVAKQLQDEEQQRASVLHRQTTQQLEVLDSEYARRIQEDLQRRAEEARRREEEDEEVAKQIQEEEELRVRRLYESHSTDSRENTSAPPNPPQPAPSLISEEEEEEEEWSDQDSFPSPTTSDYEEDRYEGRRQVYEDYRDPGGRGPLPRLPRELTPRSVVHRDRGSSASFSGRAGPSTGGWGDVVKLIKNDMSEQGYLSHTSEEDLFEPVYRLERILRGPQQQNGGQGKRLHRHHSAHEGHGRTQHGAQACRAESFRASEDGESRRVRHCSRSCRDSRPGDARRRVRFQDDGRRPGDNGASRRDPEANHAGSQEREVWSRTVSSYPVSGELCRNRTYRAVADGVPYQLERARRVYQDENGRESVRVANRTRCHGEAHQANRVGPFANSPRQESRLKQGEEEGPSGPRGRGRWEEGAGKARGETMRRVHSLREEGRWEPRAEGRRHRSALAGRRTSREPWQGHWEETSTTEDEEDEEVERRRRRRRRKVEKRVRVLPQRSLSLWYSGRPPGAGYGLQRTRATLDLGELEQVLLDEELAHRLQAEEEQSIRRRPPSAAPSQSHYPEGDFTVAQVAQDEELAHYMQKQEIRAKRRSGDLDDRGDGGWEDGDVTDPYEEGADFDRQRDRLGSEGLLSPREACSPQFPPPSPTAMATHQQQFRNVAEDLDPTFQRKENAQTGRSVPGPCPLQTPPAFVAPTKRHSDKPACVKPREKKEAAKLKESCKQQ from the exons ATGGCGGACGTGGAGGTTGATCAGACAAACCTTCCTAGGGTTCAGGAGG TGTGCCAGTGCTTTGCGGTGCTGGAGGACGGTGCACTAGCGCATAATTTACAGGAGCAGGAAa TCGAACAGTTCTACAGCTCAAATGTGGAGAGAaaccagctggttcagaatgaCCTACGTGTAGCCAAACAGCTCCAAGATGAAGAACAGCAAAGAGCTTCTGTACTCCATCGCCAGACCACTCAGCAACT GGAAGTGCTGGACTCTGAGTATGCCCGCAGGATACAGGAGGATCTCCAGCGACGTGCAGAAGAAGCTCGCAggagggaagaagaagatgag gaaGTAGCTAAACAAATTCAGGAAGAGGAAGAACTTCGAGTGAGGCGCCTATATGAGTCTCACTCCACAGATAGTCGAG AGAACACCAGTGCCCCACCAAACCCCCCTCAGCCTGCACCCTCTCTTAttagcgaggaggaggaggaggaggaagagtggtCCGACCAGGATtccttcccctcccccaccacctcAGACTATGAGGAGGACCGCTACGAAGGCAGGAGGCAGGTTTATGAGGACTACAGGGACCCTGGCGGACGGGGGCCTCTACCACGCCTTCCTCGTGAGCTGACCCCCCGGAGCGTCGTCCATCGGGACCGCGGAAGCTCGGCGAGCTTCAGCGGCAGGGCGGGGCCTTCCACGGGGGGGTGGGGCGACGTCGTTAAGCTCATTAAGAACGACATGAGCGAGCAGGGCTACCTTAGTCACACCTCGGAGGAAGATCTCTTCGAGCCTGTCTACAGGCTGGAGAGGATTCTCAGAGGACCGCAGCAGCAGAACGGCGGGCAGGGGAAGAGGCTTCACCGGCATCACAGCGCGCACGAGGGCCACGGCAGAACGCAGCACGGTGCGCAGGCCTGCAGGGCCGAGAGCTTCAGGGCCTCGGAGGATGGGGAGAGCAGGAGAGTGAGGCACTGCAGCAGGAGCTGTAGGGACTCCAGGCCGGGAGACGCCAGGAGACGCGTCCGCTTCCAGGACGACGGGAGGCGTCCTGGCGATAACGGCGCGAGCCGGCGGGACCCTGAGGCAAACCATGCTGGAAGCCAGGAGCGAGAGGTGTGGAGTCGTACTGTGAGTTCTTACCCGGTATCGGGTGAACTTTGTCGCAATCGGACATACCGCGCTGTCGCCGACGGTGTCCCCTACCAGCTGGAACGGGCGAGGCGTGTCTATCAAGACGAGAACGGGAGAGAGTCTGTCCGTGTGGCCAACAGGACTCGGTGCCACGGAGAGGCCCATCAGGCTAACCGAGTCGGGCCCTTTGCAAACTCCCCCCGGCAGGAGTCGAGGCTCAaacagggggaggaggaggggcctaGTGGGCCCAGAGGGCGGGGCAGGTGGGAAGAAGGGGCCGGCAAGGCTCGTGGAGAGACGATGCGCCGAGTTCACTCCctcagagaggaggggaggtgggaaCCGAGGGCGGAGGGCAGACGTCACCGCAGCGCTCTCGCTGGGAGGCGCACCTCACGCGAGCCTTGGCAAGGTCACTGGGAAGAAACGTCGACTACCGAAgatgaggaagacgaggaggtggagaggaggaggaggaggaggaggaggaaggtggAGAAGCGTGTACGGGTTCTCCCTCAGCGCAGCCTCAGCTTGTGGTACAGTGGGCGCCCTCCTGGAGCAG GGTATGGGCTGCAGAGAACCAGAGCCACACTGGACTTGGGTGAGCTGGAGCAGGTTCTGCTGGATGAGGAACTGGCCCACAGGCTACAAGCAGAAGAGGAGCAATCCATCAGAAGG CGTCCTCCATCAGCCGCTCCTTCCCAGAGTCATTACCCAGAAGGAGACTTCACGGTTGCACAGGTGGCTCAGGATGag GAACTTGCACACTACATGCAGAAGCAAGAGATACGGGCCAAACGACGGTCCGGGGACCTGGACGACCGCGGCGATGGTGGTTGGGAAGACGGGGACGTGACCGATCCGTACGAGGAGGGAGCCGACTTTGACAGACAG AGAGACCGGCTGGGTTCGGAGGGACTTCTGTCTCCACGAGAGGCGTGCTCCCCACAGTTCCCGCCTCCTAGCCCCACCGCCATGGCAAC GCATCAGCAGCAGTTCAGGAATGTTGCAGAAGATCTGGACCCAACCTTCCAAAGGAAGGAGAATGCCCAGACAGGACGGAGTGTTCCCG GCCCCTGCCCACTACAGACCCCTCCTGCGTTTGTAGCACCCACAAAGAGGCACAGTGACAAGCCGGCATGTGTGAAGCCCAGAGAGAAAAAGGAGGCAGCAAAACTGAAGGAGAGCTGTAAGCAGCAGTGA